A single Lolium perenne isolate Kyuss_39 chromosome 6, Kyuss_2.0, whole genome shotgun sequence DNA region contains:
- the LOC139832138 gene encoding uncharacterized protein, with amino-acid sequence MEAEMAIPVPEGAPPRSAVAVVAKVLSKEAKHSTFLKNAGLQPSSTVKLNKPTAAAVSAHVHDLEAQLKRSQEEAEQMKQQFAAIMEEAAAQKEKQAANEAAQAQRDKDYMELLKRTEESDRRLAHMMSIFGASAN; translated from the coding sequence atggaagctgagatggctattcctgtgccagaaggtgcaccgccaaggtctgcagtcgctgttgttgcaaaggttcttagcaaggaagccaagcacagcactttcctgaagaatgctggacttcagcccagttccactgtcaagctcaacaagcccaccgcagctgctgtatcggcgcatgttcatgacctggaagcacagctgaagaggtcccaggaggaagctgaacagatgaagcagcagtttgctgccatcatggaagaagctgctgcccagaaggagaagcaagcggcaaatgaagccgcacaagctcagcgtgacaaggactacatggagctcctcaagcggactgaggaaagtgataggaggcttgctcacatgatgtccatcttcggagcatctgcgaattag